One Rhodothermales bacterium genomic window carries:
- the coxB gene encoding cytochrome c oxidase subunit II — MEPKGTLWLPPAESTLAPEIDSLFYFVYWISVIIFALVVLAMLIFVVKYRRRKADEMPPHVEENKLMELSWIVVPTILCLIVFTWGFQSFLRLSTAPPDSYEITVRAKKWLWEFEYPNGTRATNELRVPVGRNVRLVMSSEDVLHSFFVPAFRVKHDVLPNRYTAVWFNATTEGEKHIFCTEYCGTQHSGMLAKVIVLPQEEFTEWVESGGGNFDEMPLPEYGATLYQQQACFTCHSIDGTQVIAPSFKGLYGSQRTFEDGSTATADDNYIRESILNPMAHIVQGFSPIMPASYSSLDERQVSALIEFIELQQ, encoded by the coding sequence ATGGAACCTAAAGGAACCCTCTGGCTGCCACCGGCAGAATCGACGCTGGCGCCCGAGATCGACAGTCTTTTTTATTTCGTCTACTGGATCAGCGTGATCATCTTCGCGCTGGTGGTGCTCGCCATGTTAATCTTCGTGGTGAAGTATCGCCGGCGCAAGGCCGACGAGATGCCGCCGCATGTCGAGGAAAATAAGCTCATGGAGCTCTCCTGGATCGTAGTGCCGACCATCCTCTGCCTCATCGTCTTCACCTGGGGCTTCCAATCGTTCCTGCGACTTAGTACCGCGCCTCCGGATTCGTACGAAATCACGGTGCGCGCCAAGAAGTGGCTGTGGGAGTTCGAATACCCGAACGGCACCCGCGCCACCAACGAACTGCGCGTGCCGGTCGGTCGGAATGTCCGCCTCGTGATGAGCAGTGAAGATGTGCTCCACAGCTTTTTCGTGCCGGCCTTCCGCGTCAAACACGATGTGCTGCCCAACCGGTACACAGCGGTCTGGTTCAACGCAACCACCGAAGGGGAGAAGCATATCTTCTGTACGGAATATTGCGGCACGCAGCACTCCGGCATGTTAGCCAAGGTGATCGTGTTGCCGCAGGAAGAGTTTACCGAATGGGTCGAGTCTGGAGGTGGGAATTTCGACGAGATGCCCCTGCCAGAATACGGCGCGACGCTGTATCAGCAGCAGGCGTGTTTCACGTGCCACTCGATCGACGGCACCCAGGTCATCGCACCTTCGTTTAAAGGTCTCTACGGCTCTCAGCGGACGTTTGAAGATGGGTCGACGGCAACGGCCGACGACAACTACATCCGCGAATCGATTCTGAATCCGATGGCGCATATCGTCCAGGGATTCTCGCCGATCATGCCGGCCAGCTACAGCAGCCTGGACGAACGTCAGGTGTCGGCCCTGATCGAATTTATTGAGCTGCAGCAGTAA
- the ctaD gene encoding cytochrome c oxidase subunit I: MSHSASSAHSAEATATHQGSENYLNHVKTVWSWMSTIDHKRIGVMYMITLSIMFFIGGILALLVRLELMTQGQTIMGPDAYNQVFSMHGIVMVFLFLVPSIPAIFGNFILPMHLGAIDVAFPRLNLASYYVYLAGGVLVLLGLFAGSVDSGWTFYAPYSTTTNSSVLFLTMAVFVAGFSSIFTGINFVVTIHKMRAPGLTWNRLSLFSWSIYATSIVQVLATPVIGITMILLFAERFLQIGIFDPLLGGDPVLYQHFFWFYSHPAVYIMILPAFGVISELIAPFSRRAISGYKFVALSSVAIAFLGFLVWGHHMFVSGQSAVSSIVFSLITYLIGIPTGVKVCNWVATMYKGSIWLMTPMLYALSFLFLFTIGGLTGIMLGVLAIDVHLHDTYFVVSHFHYVMMGGTVIAALGGLHYWWPKITGKMYHEASARIAALLIFFGFNLTFFPQLILGSQGMPRRYYDYVPEFANLHLASTIGSWVLALGLFTVLGCLIHSLRRGQRAPANPWGAATLEWTNATSPPVAHNFSAQPIVTHGPYDFEVLRDSFAGDGANQAEPEPRIRH, translated from the coding sequence ATGAGTCATTCTGCCTCGTCGGCGCACAGCGCTGAAGCCACGGCAACCCATCAGGGGTCGGAGAACTACCTCAACCACGTCAAGACGGTGTGGTCGTGGATGTCTACGATCGACCACAAGCGGATCGGCGTGATGTATATGATCACGCTCTCGATCATGTTCTTCATCGGCGGCATACTCGCCCTGCTCGTACGTCTCGAGTTGATGACGCAGGGGCAGACGATCATGGGGCCGGATGCCTATAACCAGGTCTTCTCGATGCACGGCATCGTGATGGTCTTCCTGTTCCTGGTGCCCTCGATTCCGGCCATCTTCGGCAACTTCATCCTGCCGATGCACCTGGGCGCGATCGACGTGGCGTTCCCACGGCTAAACCTGGCGAGTTATTATGTGTACCTCGCCGGCGGAGTGTTAGTCCTGCTGGGTCTGTTCGCCGGCAGCGTGGATTCGGGATGGACGTTTTACGCGCCCTATTCGACCACGACGAACTCTTCGGTCCTATTCCTGACGATGGCGGTCTTTGTAGCCGGCTTCTCGTCAATCTTCACCGGTATCAACTTTGTCGTGACGATCCACAAGATGCGCGCCCCGGGCCTCACCTGGAATCGGCTGTCCCTCTTTTCGTGGAGCATCTACGCCACCAGCATCGTGCAGGTGCTGGCGACCCCCGTGATCGGCATCACGATGATCCTCCTGTTCGCCGAACGCTTCCTGCAGATCGGCATCTTCGACCCGCTCCTCGGCGGCGATCCGGTGCTCTACCAGCATTTCTTCTGGTTTTACTCCCACCCGGCCGTTTACATCATGATTCTGCCGGCGTTCGGGGTGATCTCGGAGCTTATCGCGCCGTTCTCGCGCCGGGCCATCAGCGGCTACAAGTTCGTCGCGCTGTCATCCGTGGCCATCGCGTTCCTGGGCTTCCTCGTCTGGGGCCACCACATGTTTGTCTCAGGACAGTCCGCCGTCTCGTCCATCGTTTTCTCCCTGATCACCTATCTCATCGGGATTCCTACAGGTGTCAAGGTGTGTAACTGGGTGGCCACGATGTACAAGGGCTCGATCTGGCTCATGACGCCCATGTTGTATGCGCTGAGCTTTCTCTTTCTGTTTACCATCGGTGGGCTTACAGGCATCATGCTGGGTGTGCTGGCGATCGACGTACACTTGCACGATACGTACTTCGTGGTCAGCCACTTCCACTACGTAATGATGGGCGGCACCGTGATTGCCGCCCTGGGCGGGTTACACTACTGGTGGCCCAAGATCACGGGCAAGATGTACCACGAAGCCTCGGCCCGCATCGCGGCGCTGTTGATCTTCTTCGGATTCAACCTGACGTTTTTCCCGCAGCTGATCCTCGGCAGCCAGGGCATGCCGCGCCGGTATTACGATTATGTGCCGGAATTCGCGAACCTCCACCTGGCCTCGACGATCGGCTCCTGGGTGCTCGCGCTCGGGTTGTTCACTGTGCTGGGATGCCTCATCCATTCGCTGAGGCGCGGTCAACGCGCGCCGGCCAATCCGTGGGGCGCCGCCACGCTCGAGTGGACCAACGCCACGTCGCCGCCCGTCGCGCACAACTTCAGCGCGCAGCCGATCGTGACGCACGGACCGTACGACTTCGAAGTACTCCGCGACTCCTTCGCCGGTGATGGCGCGAACCAGGCCGAGCCTGAACCTCGGATCCGCCACTGA